One region of Deltaproteobacteria bacterium genomic DNA includes:
- the lysS gene encoding lysine--tRNA ligase, whose protein sequence is MEENEQIVVRKNKLAALKESGAQTYPNDFFPSHTTAELHERFAGASEEELTKGTEAVTIAGRIMSVRHFGKAAFFHLQDRSAQIQVYVRQGDSPPEAVALLKESLDVGDIVGVSGPVFRTRTGELTIKTTALRLLSKSLTPLPEKWHGLQDVEVRYRQRYLDLIVNPQARETFRRRAKIIEIIRRFFQERDFIEVETPMMQSIAGGALARPFITHHNALDIDLYLRIAPELFLKRLVVGGFDRVFELGRNFRNEGISTRHNPEYTMLEFYQAYATYEHLMTQTEELFVRLAQEVTGGLRVTYGEREIDFSPPWRRLGLKEGVCEYTGLTPEEADQEGPLRAKAHELGIHPPASAPVGKVLEEIFGVAVEPHLIQPTFVVSYPVEVSPLARRNNTDPRFVDRFELYIAGREIANAFSELNDPEDQLQRFVEQLREREAGDQEAHALDEDYVQALEYGLPPTAGEGIGIDRLVMLLTNSPSIRDVILFPQMRPEKK, encoded by the coding sequence ATGGAAGAAAACGAGCAGATTGTTGTCCGTAAGAATAAGTTGGCGGCGCTGAAAGAATCCGGCGCGCAAACCTACCCCAACGATTTTTTCCCTTCCCATACCACCGCCGAACTGCACGAACGGTTTGCTGGTGCGAGCGAAGAGGAACTCACCAAAGGAACGGAAGCCGTTACGATTGCTGGTCGGATCATGTCGGTGCGCCACTTCGGTAAAGCGGCGTTTTTTCACCTGCAAGACCGTAGCGCGCAAATTCAAGTCTATGTCCGCCAAGGCGATAGCCCGCCAGAAGCAGTCGCGCTGCTCAAAGAGTCACTCGATGTTGGTGATATTGTGGGTGTCAGCGGACCGGTGTTTCGTACCCGAACCGGTGAGCTGACGATTAAAACGACAGCACTCCGCCTCTTGAGTAAATCGTTGACTCCACTGCCGGAAAAGTGGCACGGGTTACAGGATGTCGAGGTGCGTTATCGTCAGCGTTATCTCGATCTGATTGTGAACCCGCAGGCGCGAGAAACCTTCCGACGACGGGCGAAAATTATCGAGATTATCCGCCGCTTTTTCCAAGAGCGGGATTTTATCGAAGTCGAAACCCCAATGATGCAGAGTATCGCTGGAGGTGCGCTGGCGCGGCCGTTTATTACCCATCACAATGCGTTGGATATTGATCTGTATCTCCGCATCGCGCCGGAGCTGTTCCTCAAGCGTTTAGTTGTTGGTGGCTTCGATCGTGTGTTTGAGTTGGGGCGCAATTTCCGTAATGAAGGAATCTCAACCAGACATAATCCTGAGTACACCATGCTGGAATTCTATCAGGCATATGCGACCTATGAGCACCTGATGACGCAAACCGAGGAGTTATTTGTCCGTCTGGCCCAAGAGGTGACCGGTGGCTTGCGCGTCACCTATGGTGAGCGCGAAATTGATTTTTCTCCGCCGTGGCGGCGACTTGGGTTGAAGGAAGGGGTTTGCGAGTATACTGGCCTCACTCCAGAAGAAGCGGATCAAGAAGGACCGCTGCGAGCGAAGGCCCATGAGCTGGGGATTCATCCGCCAGCGTCTGCTCCAGTAGGAAAAGTCCTTGAGGAAATTTTCGGCGTAGCGGTTGAACCGCATCTGATCCAACCGACATTTGTCGTGAGCTATCCGGTTGAAGTTTCGCCGCTCGCACGACGCAACAATACTGATCCGCGCTTTGTCGATCGCTTTGAGCTGTACATCGCTGGCCGCGAGATTGCCAATGCGTTCTCGGAGTTGAACGACCCAGAAGACCAGTTGCAGCGTTTTGTCGAACAATTGCGTGAACGCGAAGCGGGTGACCAAGAAGCGCATGCGCTAGACGAAGACTACGTGCAGGCCTTGGAATACGGTCTGCCACCGACGGCTGGCGAGGGCATCGGTATTGATCGACTAGTGATGTTGTTGACCAACTCACCGTCAATCCGTGATGTGATTTTGTTCCCGCAAATGCGACCGGAAAAGAAATAG